Genomic segment of Sphingopyxis lindanitolerans:
AAGTTGCCGAGAGCTTGCCGGCAACGGTGTCGCCGATGATGGGGCCGGTGATGTGAGCGGTCAGTTCGCGGCGGCCATAATCGCCGATCGCGCCGCTAACGGAGCCGCCCGTCGTGAATTCGGGAGCCTTGCTGATGAATTGGATCGCGCCGGCGAATGCGCTGCGGCCGAAATAAACGGTCTGCGGACCCTTGACGACTTCGATGCGTTCAAGATCCATCAAGGCTGCGGCCGTCTGCGACCCGCCGCCGCCAACCAGCGTATTCAGCGAAACGCCCGTGACGTCGATGCCGTCAACGATAATAGCGATATTCGAGCGGCCTTCGATCAGTGCAATACCGCGCAGGCTGGGCCGAACATCGGCTGGCGACGCGCCCTTGTCGAACTGCAAGCCCGGGGTCATTTGCGCAACGGACGTGACGTCGGTGATACCGCGGCTCCGAATCGTGTCGGCCGAAATGGCGGAAATGGCGATCGGCACATCCACAAGCGATTCGTTGCGGCGCCGTGCTGTCACAATGATGGAGTCACCCGCATCCGCTGCTGGCTGCGGGGTGGTTTCCGCCTCTTGTGCATTGGCGCTGGAGGGGAAAAAGCCGCACATCGCAACAACGGCTGCAGTGCTGCATAAAAATGCCATCTTAAGCATCGAATAGTGGCTCCCTTTGACCTGTCTGTGCCGCGACGGGTATGAGCGGGAGGCGATATTGACCTATCGATAGCATCACTTTTGTTCGCGCTGTGAACATTGGGCGTCGGCGCATGTCCCGAGTGCCTTGCCCGAGGGCCGTGACGAACTTTGCGATATTCGCCAGCTGAACATTCGCAGCGAAGCACCGGGCCTATCGTCTGATAGGCAATAGGACGCACCCATCGAATATCCGCTGGATTCTTTCGCCCAACGGGACGCGCAACAGGAGACGTCGTCGTGATGCTGCCAACCACCCCAAGCTTTCGTCTTGATGGCCGCAGAGCGCTGGTAACGGGCGCGGGGCGAGGAATCGGCCTCGCTTTGGCGGCGGCGCTTGCCGAAGGCGGGGCCGAAGTCGTCCTTGCAGCGCGCAGCGCGCAGGAAATAGAGGGTGGCGCCAAGGCCATCCGTGCGAAAGGTGGGCACGCACGCGCAGTACAACTCGATGTTTCGAACTTGCAGGCGGTTTCCGATTTTTTTGATGCCCAGCCGGCGTTCCATATCCTTGTGAACAATGCGGGAACCAACCGGCCTATGCCGATGCATGACGTTACACCCGAGGATTATGACGCCGTTCTGTCGCTTAATCTGAAGGCTGTATTTTTCGTCACGCAGCATTGTTCGCGACGGATGATCGAAGCTGGCATTGCCGGTGGCATCATTCATATCGGGTCACAGATGGGCCATGTCGGCGCTTCGAACCGGACGCTCTATTGCGCATCGAAATGGGGCCTGGAAGGTTTCAACAAGGCGATGGCAATCGAACTCGCCCCGCATAATATTCGCTCCAATATCATTGCGCCCACCTTCATCGAAACACCGCTCACCAAACCTTTTTTCGAGAATGCGGATTTCCGCGCCGAGGTGCTCGGAAAAATCAAGCTCGGGCGTCTTGGGATGGTCAATGATCTCATGGGTGCCGTGCTCTACCTTGCGTCCGATGCGTCCGCTTTGGCAACAGGCACATCGATGCTGATCGATGGCGGGTGGACCGCTGACTAAAGGCGCTAGAG
This window contains:
- a CDS encoding SDR family NAD(P)-dependent oxidoreductase translates to MLPTTPSFRLDGRRALVTGAGRGIGLALAAALAEGGAEVVLAARSAQEIEGGAKAIRAKGGHARAVQLDVSNLQAVSDFFDAQPAFHILVNNAGTNRPMPMHDVTPEDYDAVLSLNLKAVFFVTQHCSRRMIEAGIAGGIIHIGSQMGHVGASNRTLYCASKWGLEGFNKAMAIELAPHNIRSNIIAPTFIETPLTKPFFENADFRAEVLGKIKLGRLGMVNDLMGAVLYLASDASALATGTSMLIDGGWTAD
- a CDS encoding TonB-dependent receptor plug domain-containing protein, translated to MLKMAFLCSTAAVVAMCGFFPSSANAQEAETTPQPAADAGDSIIVTARRRNESLVDVPIAISAISADTIRSRGITDVTSVAQMTPGLQFDKGASPADVRPSLRGIALIEGRSNIAIIVDGIDVTGVSLNTLVGGGGSQTAAALMDLERIEVVKGPQTVYFGRSAFAGAIQFISKAPEFTTGGSVSGAIGDYGRRELTAHITGPIIGDTVAGKLSATYRNFGCGSACKKGSDSLLVQVR